The sequence GAACGCCTGCGCGGCGACGTGCAATGCAGCACGCGGCGTCCGCGCGAGCTGAACGCCGACCCCGGCCAGCATGTCGTCCAGCTCGTCCACCCGCTCATAACGCACGGCGAGTTCCGCGTAGACGACGTCGGTGACGTAGAGCGGGCCGGCGCTCAAGGCTTCGTCGATCCGCGCATTCGACCAGTCGCCCCACACGGGATCGTTCGTGACCAGATCGAGGACGACATTGCTGTCGACGAGCATCGGCTCAGAAGGGATCGCCGGGCGCCCGCCCGCGCGTCAGCCGCAGCAACTCGTCCGTGGAAAGGCCGGGGCCCGCGTGTCCGCGATAGCGTGCGACGCGTCGAGCGACGTCCGGGTCCACCTTCCTCAGCACGATCCGGCCATCGTCCGTGGAGTCGAAGGCGACATGACTGCCGGGCTCCAGCCCGAGCCGAGCCCGCAAGTCCGCCGGGATCGTAACGGCGCCTTCGGCCGTGACGCGGCTCGTGATCTCGCTCATGACGGTGCGCCTCGCACTTCGCTCTTGGACGCCCACAAGATGGCGTGTTCCCCCGCCCCCCGCAAGCGCCGCCCCGCCCCCCCGAACCCCACCCGCCCCCGCGTCGTTTCCCGCGAAACCCACGCCGACACGGAGGCCGCCATGGACCAGGGTCCGCATCCGCTCAACCGGGAACTCGCCGTCGATCTCGACCGGATCGAGGCCGTGCGGCGGGTCGATCCGCATTTCGACAAGATCGTCGCGCGCTACGAGGAGGTCGATCGGGAGATCGGCAGGATCGACGCCCGCGAGGAGCTGCGCACGGACGACGAGGAGAAGGTGCTGCGCGAGCACCGCGTCGTGCTGCGCGACGCCATCGCCCAGCGCCTGCGCGAAGAGGGGCCGGGCCGAGGGCGCCCGGCCTAGAGGGCGCCCGGCCTAGAGCGCGCCCGGCGCGAACGGCCTCAGACGGCCGCGGTGACGGCGATCTCGACGGTGAGGTCGGGGCGGGCGAGCTTCGCCTCGACGGTGGCGCGCGCCGGCGCGCAGCCGGGGGCGATCCAGGCGTCCCACACCGCGTTCATCTCGGCGAAGGTCGCGATGTCGGCGAGCCAGATGTTGGCGGTCAGCAGCTTCGTCTTGTCCGTGCCCGCCTTGGCGAGGAGATCGTCGATCAGGCCGAGGATCTCGCGGGTCTGGTCGGAGACCGCGCCGCCCGCCGTCTCCTTGGCCACCTGGCCGGCGGTGGCGACGACGCCGCCGTGAACGACCGCCATGGACATGCGCGGGCCGGGATCGATGCGGGTGATGTCGGACATGGATGGGGTCTCCCGAGAGTGACGTGTCGAAGGGAGCCCGTGATGGACCGGGGCGCGCGCGGGAGCAAGAGGCGCGACCGGGCGCAGGAGCGCAGGCCCTCACCCCACCCGCGCCACATGCACGTCCGAGAAGGCCGTCATCACGCGGTCTCGGCCGCCGGCCTTGGCGTCGTAGAGGGCGATGTCGGCGCGCTTGAGGAGGCCCTCGACCGTCTCTCCCTCGGACCATTCGGAAACGCCGAGGCTGGCCGTGAACTTCACCGGGCCGGTGCGTCCCTTGACACGGATCTGGGAGATCTTGCCGCGGACGAGGTTGGCGACGTCGGAGGCCTCGAGCCCCGTCCTGCCCGGGAGCGCCACCGCGAATTCCCCGCCGCCGATGCGGCCGGCGAAGCCCTTGGCGTCGCGCGCGGCCGCGGCGAAGACCTCGGCCGCGGCGCGGATCGCCGCGTCGCCGACCTCGTGGCCGTGGCCGTCGTTGATCGTCTTGAAGTGGTCGATGTCGCCCATCACCAGCGCGAGACGGCCGGTCTGGGCATGTCGGCGGGCCGCGTCGCCGAGCCGGTGCAGGAAGGCGCCGCGGTTGAGGAGATCGGTGAGCGGGTCGATCTCGGCGAGGCGGATCAGCTCGCGCTGCAGCCCCGTGAGGCGCTGGGCCGCGCGCAGGCGCGCGTTCAGCTCCTCGGCGCAGGGGGGCTTCGAGATGAAGTCGTCGGCCCCGGAATCGAGCGCCTCGGAGAGGTTGCGGGCGTTCTTCAACGACGACATCGCGATGATGTAGAGCGGCCGGCGATCCTCCGCGAGCAGGCGGGCCGACCAGCACAATTCGAAGCCGCCGATGGGCCGGGTCTCGAGGCTCGTGATCAAGGCGTCCACGCTCGGCGTGTCGGTGACGAAGGCCAGCGCCTCGCGGCTGTCGGTGAAGCTCGCGACGGTATGCCCCCTCGGCTCGAGCAGTCCGGCGATCACCTTGAGGACGACCCGGCTCGTATCCACGACGACGATGTGCATGTGCGGCGGCCCCGATTCCGCATGGAAAGCGACCAGGTAGACTTAGAGGAAGCCGCTTAAGAACGCGCTAATGCCGCTTGATAGCGCACCGAAGACCATGCGCGCTCACGTCGCGAGCGCGATCCGCGCTTCCGCCTCGCGGTGCGCCTGCGGATCGCCGACATGCAGCCACACCCCGTCGAGGCGCAGGCCGTGGAGCCGTCCGGCCCGCGACGCCCGGTCGAAGACCGGGTTGAGCGAGAACGGCCCGTCCGGCGTATCCGCGAACAGGTCCGGGGAGACCACCGCGACGCCGGCATAGGCGAAGGGCGCGACGCGCCGCTCG comes from Salinarimonas sp. and encodes:
- a CDS encoding type II toxin-antitoxin system VapC family toxin — encoded protein: MLVDSNVVLDLVTNDPVWGDWSNARIDEALSAGPLYVTDVVYAELAVRYERVDELDDMLAGVGVQLARTPRAALHVAAQAFGRFLASGGRRTSVIPDFFIGAHAAVENWPLLTRDPKPFRRYFPDVRLITPPAHP
- a CDS encoding AbrB/MazE/SpoVT family DNA-binding domain-containing protein; this encodes MSEITSRVTAEGAVTIPADLRARLGLEPGSHVAFDSTDDGRIVLRKVDPDVARRVARYRGHAGPGLSTDELLRLTRGRAPGDPF
- a CDS encoding DUF465 domain-containing protein, whose amino-acid sequence is MDQGPHPLNRELAVDLDRIEAVRRVDPHFDKIVARYEEVDREIGRIDAREELRTDDEEKVLREHRVVLRDAIAQRLREEGPGRGRPA
- a CDS encoding RidA family protein, whose amino-acid sequence is MSDITRIDPGPRMSMAVVHGGVVATAGQVAKETAGGAVSDQTREILGLIDDLLAKAGTDKTKLLTANIWLADIATFAEMNAVWDAWIAPGCAPARATVEAKLARPDLTVEIAVTAAV
- a CDS encoding diguanylate cyclase domain-containing protein, with the translated sequence MHIVVVDTSRVVLKVIAGLLEPRGHTVASFTDSREALAFVTDTPSVDALITSLETRPIGGFELCWSARLLAEDRRPLYIIAMSSLKNARNLSEALDSGADDFISKPPCAEELNARLRAAQRLTGLQRELIRLAEIDPLTDLLNRGAFLHRLGDAARRHAQTGRLALVMGDIDHFKTINDGHGHEVGDAAIRAAAEVFAAAARDAKGFAGRIGGGEFAVALPGRTGLEASDVANLVRGKISQIRVKGRTGPVKFTASLGVSEWSEGETVEGLLKRADIALYDAKAGGRDRVMTAFSDVHVARVG